From Corvus cornix cornix isolate S_Up_H32 chromosome 15, ASM73873v5, whole genome shotgun sequence, one genomic window encodes:
- the RNF215 gene encoding LOW QUALITY PROTEIN: RING finger protein 215 (The sequence of the model RefSeq protein was modified relative to this genomic sequence to represent the inferred CDS: deleted 5 bases in 3 codons), which produces MAGCGRRCSPLLALGRAGSGPPPARVEVAVSGPGAAGPDGDGAGSGAGSAGGARRLAGEQRQWGPGRVPCATPAAVPVPTQCPAPRTPGSMGVLWACPEPWGASQLFLSLPCPQVGDVSRKLGAADSWIGVVPVGTEEPAEGPRGAKEESFTTAMKRALVLGASALLILALNQNAIRELDVSQLLAKPVIVIQSSDNVTRLLGALLRGLRATAKITYQAVLLENLGVTLTLWSTCGLSRGGLYGEWQGVICPGESSSQVQKYLQQLWNTILLIALLLCTGVMVQAQRQSRQDLSERDAELDLKQHIRQRLSALKTRAVHPGKPPRSRACEIDSCAVCLDQFHKSQWLRVLPCSHEFHRDCVDPWLLLQQTCPLCKRNILGNCCTDS; this is translated from the exons ATGGCGGGGTGCGGGCGGCGCTGCTCGCCGCTGCTGGCGCTCGGCCGGGCCGGGTCGGGGCCGCCCCCCGCGCGGGTCGAGGTGGCCGTGTcggggcccggggcggcggggccggacGGGGACGGggccggcagcggggccggcAGCGCGGGCGGCGCCCGGCGGCTC GCAGGGGAACAGAGGCAGTGGGGGCCAGGCCGTgttccctgtgccaccccagctgctgtccctgtccccacacagTGCCCGGCT CCCAGGACCCCTGGGAGCATGGGGGTGCTTTGGGCGTGCCCTGAACCTTGGGGTGCATCCCAGCTCTTCCTCTCCTTGCCGTGTCCCCAGGTGGGTGACGTT AGCCGGAAGCTGGGCGCTGCCGACAGCTGGATTGGGGTGGTGCCCGTGGGCACCGAGGAGCCAGCCGAGGGCCCCCGGGGTGCCAAGGAGGAGTCCTTCACCACCGCC ATGAAGCGAGCTCTTGTGCTGGGGGCCTCCGCCCTGCTCATCCTGGCGCTGAACCAGAACGCCATCCGTGAG ctggatGTGTCCCAACTGCTCGCCAAGCCCGTCATCGTCATCCAGTCCTCGGACAACGtcaccaggctgctgggagcGCTGCTGCG TGGGCTCCGGGCTACGGCAAAGATCACGtaccaggcagtgctgctggagaacCTG GGAGTGACCCTCACGCTGTGGTCCACCTGCGGCCTGTCCCGAGGGGGCCTCTACGGGGAGTGGCAGGGGGTCATCTGCCCCGGGGAGAGCAGCTCGCAGGTCCAG AAgtacctgcagcagctgtggaacACCATCCTGCTGATcgccctgctgctctgcaccgGGGTCATGGTGCAGGCCCAGCGCCAGTCGCGGCAGGACCTGTCGGAGCGGGATGCCGAG CTGGACCTGAAGCAGCACATCCGGCAGCGGCTGTCGGCGCTGAAAACGCGGGCGGTA CACCCCGGGAAGCCGCCGCGGAGCCGGGCCTGCGAGATCGATAGCTGTGCTGTGTGCCTGGACCAGTTCCACAAGAGCCAG TGGCTGCgggtgctgccctgctcccacgAGTTCCACCGGGACTGTGTGGatccctggctcctgctgcagcagacCTGCCCTCTCTGCAAGCGCAACATCCTGG GGAACTGCTGCACGGACAGCTAG
- the LOC104695028 gene encoding coiled-coil domain-containing protein 157, with amino-acid sequence MRTTVVAQSQMLELEEKVQVLISQRDSLDQELSATSMQLEKEKVRVESMFRHEESLQAKQRSLLQQLDSLDQEREELQASLGEAEEEKARLAEQLEQSQEQSGKQLQVQQELLDTLQQEKLALEQCILELQANTSRLEEQAQELRERERLLVFFPDLHIPTETQFESSGNLTEDMESQLQANNIRIEVLQRENAQLEALLTKVKVAAEQGMLKLVPQAQLGSQLHREASRQDTGFSAEHRWLSSRSSRNSTGTSGCIDKAWHGAASNQHSKQLRAEPTFQGKPCLTLPVRRLVLGLPSHPTGANRK; translated from the exons ATGAGGACCACGGTGGTGGCCCAGAGCCagatgctggagctggaggagaaggtCCAGGTGCTCATAAGCCAGAGGGACAGCCTGGACCAGGAGCTGAGTGCCACCagcatgcagctggagaaggagaaggtcCGTGTGGAGAGCATGTTCCGGCACGAGGAG TCCCTGCAGGCCAAGCAGAGgagcctgctgcagcagctggacagCCTGGACCAGGAGCGTGAGGAGCTGCAGGCCAGCCTGGGAGAGGCCGAGGAGGAGAAGGCCCGGCTGGcggagcagctggagcagagccaggagcagagtGGGAAACAGCTCCAGGTACAGCAG gagctgctggacacgctgcagcaggagaagctggcCCTGGAGCAATGcatcctggagctgcaggcGAACACATCTCGGCTGGAGGAACAGGcacaggagctgagggagcGGGAAAGGCTTCTGGTGTTCTTCCCTGACCTCCACATCCCCACTGAGACGCAGTTTGAGA GCAGTGGGAACTTGACAGAGGACATGGAGAGTCAGCTCCAGGCCAACAACATCCGGATTGAGGTGCTGCAGCGGGAGAACGCGCAGCTCGAGGCTCTGCTCACCAAGGTGAAGgtggctgctgagcagggcatgCTCAAG cttgTCCCACAGGCCCAGCTGGGgtcccagctccacagggagGCCAGCAGGCAGGACACTGG cttctctgctgagcacaggtggctcagcagcagaagcagcaggaacagcacaggGACGTCGGGATGCATTGACAAGGCCTGGCATGGAGCAGCCAGCAACCAGCACTCCAAGCAGCTCCGGGCAGAGCCCACATTCCAGGGCAAACCCTGCCTAACACTCCCAGTGCGCCGCCTGGTGCTTGGCCTCCCCTCACACCCCACCGGGGCTAACCGCAAATAA
- the CCDC157 gene encoding coiled-coil domain-containing protein 157 isoform X1, protein MAHLLGHRGCMESLRADLRDLQAAIADVSSRAGAVRFPSWKFPDKVSCDLDMSVLLQRYRHSDSDPVFSQHAHMVLLELLVDRLLLLLQSFTGYVEMVLSGRALPPARGLGPCMSAGLTAKTFWSTMLKLGAFCQQLRDEEKDCRQETPTQQSTPPPAPQAGKPEKEHLKCSLPDVLESGTAPEAAQSPSVCPCPSVHVLGSSGSSQARAGPSPAPSTRSVPTQTSGSPLGSCDTCSSTQASLHEVGRAITSICQSQNIPSALSKFQEVLEDSTGRRNLSATDVSYWASAQSKDLSRIGKHLQGLLQQVNPVKAELEEMGKQKEKLQKQVHDFSRKLQKQVEDFSRKLQAEKDTQAEQQRKAEQSLKAKDKEHSEAVARLEQDKDDLRRGTELFPASPPRPGGICRRRTESMGKFWPHHKQSRAFCRCWGIFPAVRLILGSGSWLSVPCHCLLPGSMAITG, encoded by the exons ATGGCGCACCTCCTGGGCCACCGCGGCTGCATGGAGAGCCTGCGGGCCGACCTGCGGGACCTGCAGGCCGCCATCGCTGACGTGTCCTCCCGGGCCGGCGCCGTGCGCTTCCCCTCCTGGAAGTTCCCCGACAAGGTGTCCTGCGACCTGGACATGTCGGTGCTGCTGCAGCGCTACAGGCACAGCGATAGCGACCCCGTGTTCAGCCAGCACGCACacatggtgctgctggagctgctcgTAGACAG gctgctgctgctgctgcagagcttcaCTGGGTACGTGGAGATGGTGCTGAGcgggcgggcgctgccgccgGCGCGGGGCCTGGGGCCCTGCATGTCCGCGGGGCTCACGGCCAAGACCTTCTGGAGCACCATGTTGAAACTTGGCGccttctgccagcagctccGGGATGAG GAGAAGGATTGCAGGCAGGAGACCCCCACACAGCAATCCACTccaccccctgctccccaggctgGGAAACCTGAGAAGGAGCACCTGAAATGCTCCTTGCCGGATGTTTTGGAGTCAGGAACTGCCCCAGAAGCTGCCCAGTCCCCTTCTGTGTGCCCATGTCCCAGTGTCCATGTGCTGGGCAGCTcaggcagctcccaggccagggctggccccagcccagctccgAGCACCCGCAGTGTTCCCACACAGACCTCGGGGTCACCCCTGGGCTCCTGTgacacctgctccagcacccagGCCAGCCTCCACGAGGTGGGCAGAGCCATCACCAGCATCTGCCAGAGCCAGAACATCCCCTCGGCTCTCAGCAAATtccaggaggtgctggaggacagcacagggagaaggaaCCTCTCTGCAACAGACGTGAGCTACTGGGCCTCGGCGCAGAGCAAGGACCTCTCCCGGATCGGCAAACacctccaggggctgctgcagcaggtgaACCCTGTGAaggctgagctggaagagatgggcaaacagaaggaaaagctgcagaaacaggTCCACGACTTTtccaggaagctgcagaaaCAGGTAGAGGACTTTTCCAggaagctgcaggcagagaaggacacccaagcagagcagcagaggaaggctgagcagagcctgaaaGCCAAGGACAAGGAGCATTCTGAGGctgtggccaggctggagcaggacaaGGATGACCTCCGAAGAGGTACAGAGCTGTTCCCAGCATCCCCTCCCAGGCCCGGGGGGATTTGCAGGAGAAGAACGGAGTCCATGGGCAAATTTTGGCCCCACCACAAACAAAGCAGGGCTTTTTGTAGGTGCTGGGggattttccctgctgtgaggCTAATcctgggcagtgggagctggTTGTCTGTGCCCTGTCACTGCCTCCTCCCTGGTAGCATGGCAATCACTGGATGA
- the CCDC157 gene encoding coiled-coil domain-containing protein 157 isoform X2, whose translation MAHLLGHRGCMESLRADLRDLQAAIADVSSRAGAVRFPSWKFPDKVSCDLDMSVLLQRYRHSDSDPVFSQHAHMVLLELLVDRAASTNWP comes from the exons ATGGCGCACCTCCTGGGCCACCGCGGCTGCATGGAGAGCCTGCGGGCCGACCTGCGGGACCTGCAGGCCGCCATCGCTGACGTGTCCTCCCGGGCCGGCGCCGTGCGCTTCCCCTCCTGGAAGTTCCCCGACAAGGTGTCCTGCGACCTGGACATGTCGGTGCTGCTGCAGCGCTACAGGCACAGCGATAGCGACCCCGTGTTCAGCCAGCACGCACacatggtgctgctggagctgctcgTAGACAG agctgccagcacAAACTGGCCATGA
- the SF3A1 gene encoding splicing factor 3A subunit 1, with product MPAGPVQAVPPAQPAPPAESKPPEEEPKEEAAPAKPVVGIIYPPPEVRNIVDKTASFVARNGPEFEARIRQNEINNPKFNFLNPNDPYHAYYRHKVSEFKEGKAQEPSAAIPKVMQQQQSAQQQLPQKVQAQVIQETVVPKEPPPEFEFIADPPSISAFDLDVVKLTAQFVARNGRQFLTQLMQKEQRNYQFDFLRPQHSLFNYFTKLVEQYTKILIPPKGLLLKLKKEAENPKEVLDQVYYRVEWAKFQERERKKEEEEKEKERVAYAQIDWHDFVVVETVDFQPNEQGNFPPPTTPEELGARILIQERYEKFGESEEVEMEVESDEEDEKQEKTDEPPAQLDQDTQVQDMDEGSDDEDEGQKVPPPPETPMPPPLPPTPDQVIVRKDYDPKASKPLPPAPAPDEYLVSPITGEKIPASKMQEHMRIGLLDPRWLEQRDRSIREKQSDDEVYAPGLDIESSLKQLAERRTDIFGVEETAIGKKIGEEEIQKPEEKVTWDGHSGSMARTQQAAQANITLQEQIEAIHKAKGLVPEDDSKEKIGPSKPNEIPQPPPPSSASNPPASAQPITSVPRPPTMPPPVRAAVVSAVPVMPRPPMTSVVRLPPGSVIATPMPPIIHTPRINVVPMPPSAPPIMSPRPPPMIVPTAFVPAPPVAPVPSPAPMPPVHPPPPMEDEPVSKKLKSEDSLIPEEEFLRRNKGPVTVKVQVPNMQDKTEWKLNGQVLVFTLPLSDQVSVIKVKIHEATGMPAGKQKLQYEGIFIKDSNSLAYYNMTSGSLIHLALKERGGRKK from the exons ATGCCCGCCGGACCCGTGCAGGCTGTGCCTCCGGCGCAGCCCGCGCCCCCCGCTGAGAGCAAACCG CCAGAAGAAGAGCCTAAAGAGGAAGCAGCACCAGCCAAGCCTGTGGTGGGAATTATTTACCCTCCTCCAGAGGTCAGGAATATTGTGGACAAGACTGCCAGCTTTGTAGCCAG AAATGGTCCAGAATTTGAAGCCAGAATTCGTCAGAACGAAATAAATAACCCCAAGTTCAACTTCTTGAACCCCAACGACCCTTACCATGCCTACTACCGGCACAAGGTCAGCGAGTTCAAGGAGGGCAAAGCCCAGGAGCCCTCGGCTGCCATCCCCAAGgtcatgcagcagcagcagagtgcccagcagcagctcccacagaaG GTGCAGGCCCAGGTGATCCAGGAGACGGTGGTGCCAAAGGAGCCTCCGCCCGAGTTCGAGTTCATCGCGGACCCTCCATCCATCTCGGCCTTCGACCTGGACGTGGTGAAGCTCACGGCGCAGTTTGTGGCGCGGAACGGGAGGCAGTTCCTCACCCAGCTCatgcagaaggagcagaggaaCTACCAGTTTGATTTCCTTcgcccccagcacagcctcttcAACTACTTCACCAAGCTGGTGGAGCAGTACACAAAG ATCTTGATCCCGCCGAAGGGCTTGCTCCTCAAGCTCAAGAAGGAGGCTGAAAATCCCAAGGAAGTCTTGGATCAG GTCTATTACAGAGTGGAGTGGGCCAAGTTCCAGGAGcgagagagaaagaaggaggaggaagagaaggagaaggagcgTGTTGCTTATGCCCAGATTGACTGGCATGACTTTGTGGTTGTGGAAACAGTTGACTTCCAGCCCAACGAGCAAG GGAatttccctcctcccaccacTCCAGAAGAGCTGGGAGCTCGAATCCTGATCCAGGAGCGTTATGAGAAATTTGGGGAAAGTGAGGAGGTGGAGATGGAGGTGGAATCAGATGAGGAAgatgaaaagcaagagaaaacagatgagcctccagcccagctggatcAGGACACACAAGTGCAGGATATGGATGAG GGGTCAGATGATGAAGATGAAGGTCAGAaggttcctcctcctccagaaACCCCGATGCCACCCCCACTCCCTCCCACACCAGATCAGGTCATTGTGCGGAAAGATTACGATCCCAAAG cCTCAAAACCGTTACCACCCGCCCCGGCTCCAGATGAGTACCTGGTGTCTCCCATCACTGGAGAGAAGATTCCTGCCAGTAAAATGCAGGAACACATGAGGATTGGGCTCCTGGATCCACGGTGGCTGGAGCAGCGGGATCGATCCATCCGGGAGAAGCAGAGTGATGACGAGGTCTATGCCCCAG gtTTGGATATTGAGAGCAGCCTGAAGCAGCTGGCAGAGCGTCGTACTGATATCTTCGGTGTGGAAGAGACTGCCATTGGTAAAAAGATTGGTGAAGAGGAGATCCAGAAACCAGAGGAAAAG GTGACCTGGGATGGCCACTCGGGCAGCATGGCCCGCACACAGCAGGCTGCTCAGGCCAATATCACTCTGCAAGAGCAAATTGAAGCCATCCACAAGGCCAAGGGACTGGTGCCAGAGGATGACAGCAAGGAGAAGATTGGGCCCAGCAAACCCAACGAGATACCCCAGCCACCCCCTCCTTCCTCAGcctccaacccccctgccagcGCCCAGCCCATCACATCTGTACCTCGTCCACCCACC ATGCCTCCTCCCGTCCGTGCCGCCGTGGTTTCTGCAGTTCCAGTCATGCCTCGTCCCCCCATGACTTCCGTGGTCCGGCTGCCTCCGGGGTCCGTCATAGCCACCCCCATGCCTCCCATAATCCACACCCCACGGATCAACGTGGTGCCCATGcccccctctgctccccccaTCATgagcccccgcccgccccccaTGATAGTCCCCACAG CCTTTGTCCCTGCGCCTCCCGTGGCTCCGGTCCCGTCCCCAGCGCCGATGCCTCCCGttcaccccccaccccccatgGAGGATGAGCCAGTCTCCAAGAAACTGAAGAGTGAGGATAGCCTGATTCCAGAGGAGGAGTTTCTGCGTAGGAACAAG GGCCCAGTCACGGTCAAAGTCCAAGTTCCCAACATGCAGGACAAGACAGAATGGAAGCTGAATGGCCAAGTGCTGGTGTTCACCCTGCCCCTCTCAGACCAG GTGTCTGTTATCAAGGTTAAGATCCACGAGGCCACAGGGATGccagctgggaagcagaagcTGCAGTACGAG GGCATCTTCATCAAGGATTCCAACTCCCTGGCTTATTACAACATGACGAGTGGCTCTCTGATTCACCTGGCACTCAAAGAGAGAGGAGGCAGGAAGAAATAG
- the TBC1D10A gene encoding TBC1 domain family member 10A: MAKSRGGGGPSSPGGRSLAGTRESLADPGGDELSSLGSDSEINGGGPEERRVDKFGFIVGSRGAEGTLEEVPLEVLRQRESKWLDMLNNWDKWMAKKHKKIRLRCQKGIPPSLRGRAWQYLSGSKVKLEQNMGKFDELDLLTGDPKWLDVIERDLHRQFPFHEMFVSRGGHGQQDLFRVLKAYTLYRPEEGYCQAQAPIAAVLLMHMPAEQAFWCLVQICEKYLPGYYSEKLEAIQLDGQILFSLLHKVSPVAYKHLSKQKIDPILYMTEWFMCAFSRTLPWSSVLRVWDMFFCEGVKIIFRVGLVLLKHTLGSSDKLKSCQGQYETMERLRALSPKIMQEAFLVQEVIELPVTERQIEREHLIQLKKWRETHGELQCKSPPRLHGAKAISEAEPAPRKALEPVPSIIVSPGPAPVPKARKSKEKSREKGPASPANGPGAEGNGAPGTTRELLHPQVSPTTSPRRA, from the exons ATGGCCAAGAgccgcgggggcggcgggcccAGCTCGCCCGGCGGGCGCAGCCTGGCGGGCACCCGCGAGAGCCTCGCCGACCCCGGCGGCGATGAGCTCAGTTCGCTCGGCTCCGACTCCGAGATCAACGGCGGCGGCCCCGAGGAGCGGCGCGTCGATAAGTTCGGCTTCATCGTGGGCAGCCGCGGCGCCGAGGGGAC GCTGGAGGAGGTGCCCTTGGAGGTGCTCCGGCAGCGGGAGTCCAAGTGGCTGGATATGCTCAACAACTGGGACAAGTGGATGGCCAAGAAACACAAGAAG ATCCGGCTGCGGTGCCAGAAGGGGATCCCGCCCTCGCTGCGGGGCCGTGCCTGGCAGTACCTCTCCGGGAGCAAGGTCAAACTGGAGCAGAACATGGGCAAGTTTGAT GAACTGGACCTTCTCACAGGAGATCCGAAGTGGCTGGATGTGATCGAGCGGGATCTCCATCGGCAGTTCCCCTTCCATGAGATGTTCGTCTCACGTGGAGGCCACGG GCAGCAGGACCTGTTCCGGGTGCTGAAGGCGTACACGCTGTACCGCCCGGAGGAGGGGTACTGCCAGGCCCAGGCGCCCATCGCCGCCGTCCTGCTCATGCACATGCCAGCCGAG CAAGCGTTCTGGTGCCTGGTGCAGATCTGTGAGAAGTACCTCCCTGGCTACTACAGCGAGAAACTG gaagCCATCCAGCTGGACGGGCAGatcctcttctccctgctgcacaAGGTCTCACCTGTGGCCTACAAGCACCTGAGCAAGCAGAAGATCGACCCCATCCTGTACATGACGGAGTGGTTCATGTGCGCCTTCTCCCGCACGCTGCCCTGGAGCTCCGTCCTGCGCGTCTGGGACATGTTCTTCTGTGAAG GAGTGAAGATCATCTTCCGGGTGGGCCTGGTGCTGCTCAAACACACCCTGGGCTCCTCGGACAAGCTCAAATCCTGCCAGGGCCAGTACGAGACCATGGAGAGGCTGAGGGCCCTCAGCCCCAAAATCATGCAGGAGGCCTTCCTGGTGCAGGAG GTCATCGAGCTGCCGGTGACAGAGCGTCAGATCGAGCGGGAGCACCTGATCCAGCTGAAGAAGTGGCGGGAGACACATGGGGAGCTGCAGTGCAAGTCCCCCCCGCGCCTGCACGGCGCCAAGGCCATCAGCGAGGCGGAGCCCGCGCCGCGCAAGGCGCTGGAGCCCGTCCCCTCCATCATCGTCTCCCCCGGGCCCGCCCCCGTGCCCAAGGCCCGCAAGAGCAAGGAGAAGAGCCGGGAAAAGGGCCCAGCCAGTCCTGCCAACGGCCCCGGGGCCGAGGGCAATGGGGCGCCCGGCACGACCCGGGAGCTGCTGCACCCCCAGGTCTCCCCCACCACCAGTCCAAGGAGAGCCTGA